The genomic window TCTGACTGGATCGCCTACGACGACGACAACGACGCCGTGGTCTTACTGATCAAGAACCTGTTGGATCACCCGACCGAGGAAGATGGCGAGCCGTTCTGGTTTCCGAACTGGACTCGGCTGGTCTACGCCGGCGACGGGCTCTTCTCCAGCGAGGAAGACATCTACAACCCCAACCGCGACGCCCCGAAGGTCGTGAGCGAATGGCTGCGCGCCGGAGGCAAATTCGCCTCTGATCAGTTCCTGGCGCCGAAGTCTTAACGCGCTACCTTGCGTCGGCGCGAACGCGCCGCGGCCAGTGCCTGGTCCCAGGCG from Mycobacterium kubicae includes these protein-coding regions:
- a CDS encoding nuclear transport factor 2 family protein gives rise to the protein MGKFTRAEVEQAVNHYTTVVEGCSASGDWRPFADLFTEDVVYTEHHYGVFRGREEVRNWIVAVMAPFPHMRFPSDWIAYDDDNDAVVLLIKNLLDHPTEEDGEPFWFPNWTRLVYAGDGLFSSEEDIYNPNRDAPKVVSEWLRAGGKFASDQFLAPKS